Within the Saccharopolyspora gloriosae genome, the region CGGGCTGGAATGCCGCCGGCGGCACGACGAGCAGCGCTGGCAGCAGCCACCGGAGCGGACGGGGGCGCACCCCGGCGGCGTCGAGGCGGTCGGAGCGCCGGTGACCGGCTTGGGAACGGAAGATCCGGGGGAGCGGGAACATGTTTCCACCGTCCGCCCGCGTGGTCGGTGCCGGACAGGGGCAATCCGGAAATCTGTGGATGAATCGGCCGCTTGTGGACAACTCGCGACCTAGCCCTGGGCGGCTTTGACCGTCGAGTACACTATTAACGCGGTTTCGTGTGCGCACGATCCGACTTCGCGTGTCCGCGCGTCGCCGTCCGGAAACCTGACAACTCCAGCCCCGCAGTACGCGGCTCAGCCGCTTCGGTGGCGGCGCGGAGTAGAGACGGTCCCCGATTCGGCTGCACAGCGGTGCCCTCGAGGTCCCGGCCCGCAGGGCCAGGGTGGGGGCATCGGGCGCGGGCACCAGGGCGGCAGCCACCCGGCTCGCCGCGAGAACCGAACCGCGCACCGCTCGGCGGTGCGCCCGACACAAGAGGTGCGAACAAGGCCATGGCCGTCGTCACCATGAAGCAGCTGCTCGACAGCGGCGTGCACTTCGGGCACCAGACCCGGCGCTGGAACCCGAAGATGAAGCGCTACATCTTCACCGAGCGCAATGGCATTTACATCATCGACCTGCAGCAGGCGCTGTCCTACATCGATGCGGCTTACGACTTCGTCAAGCAGACGGTCGCGCACGGCGGGACGATCCTGTTCGTCGGTACCAAGAAGCAGGCTCAGGAAGCCATCGCGGAGCAGTCGCTGCGCGTCGGCATGCCCTACGTGAACCAGCGCTGGCTGGGCGGCATGCTCACGAACTTCCAGACCGTGCACCGTCGTCTCCAGCGGCTCAAGGAGCTGGAGACCATGGAGCAGACCGGGGGCTTCGAAGGTCGCACCAAGAAGGAAATCTTGATGCTGACCCGCGAGAAGGACAAGCTCGAGAAGACCCTCGGCGGTATTCGCGACATGTCCAAGATCCCCAGCGCCGTCTGGATCGTGGACACCAAGAAGGAGCACATCGCCGTTGGCGAGGCTCGCAAGCTGGGCATCCCGGTCGTGGCGATCCTGGACACCAACTGCGACCCGGACGAGGTCGACTACCCGATCCCGGGCAACGACGACGCGATCCGCTCCGCCGCGCTGCTGACCCGCGTGGTCGCCGACGGTGTCGCGGCGGGCCTGATGTCCCGCAGCGGCCGTGGCAACGGCGCCGTCGAAGGCGAAGAGAAGCCGCAGCCGACCGGCGAGGAGCCGCTGCCCGAGTGGGAGCAGCAGCTGCTGGCCACCGGTTCGGACGAAGGCGCTGCGGCCCCGGCGGCCGACGAGCAGCCCGCTCAGTCCTGATTCAGTCGTGCTGGTCACCCGCGTCCGAGCGGGTGACCAGCACGATCTTCGCGCGGACCGGCCACACTGGTGGCCGAGGCCAATGGCGGCGGGCATCACCGATGCGGCCGCCGCCTCTTTCGCGTCGCGAGCGGTTCCGACGGACCTGATGTCGCCGGAAATCGCCGCTGAAACTTCCGCTGTGCACACATTCCGAAAAAGGACGGACCCGCACGATGGCTAACTACACTGCGGCCGACGTCAAGCGTCTCCGTGACCTGACCGGCGCTGGCATGATGGACTGCAAGAAGGCCCTCGCCGAGACCGACGGGGACTTCGACAAGGCCGTGGAGGCCTTGCGCATCAAGGGTGCCAAGGACATCGGCAAGCGCGCCGAGCGTTCCGCCGCCGAGGGCCTGGTCGCCGCCGAGGAAGGCGCGCTGATCGAGCTCAACAGCGAGACCGACTTCGTCGCCAAGAACGACGAGTTCGTCGCCCTGGCCAACCAGGTCGTCAAGGCCGCGAAGGCCGCGAACTCCTCCGACTTGGAGACCGTCAAGGCCGCCCCGCTGGACGGCAAGACGATCGGTGAGGCCGTTCAGGACCTCGCCGTCAAGATCGGTGAGAAGCTGGAACTGCGCCGTGTCGCCGTCTTCGACGGCCAGACGACGACCTACCTGCACCGCCGCGCCGCGGACCTGCCGCCGGCGGTGGGCGTGCTCGTCGAGTACACCGGTTCCTCCGAGGACGCGGCCCGCAACGCCGCGATGCAGGTGGCGGCCCTGAAGGCCACCTACCTCACCCGGGACGAGGTCCCCGAGGACGTGGTGGCCAACGAGCGCCGCATCGCCGAGGAGACCGCGCGCGCCGAGAACAAGCCGGAGCAGGCCCTCCCGAAGATCATCGAGGGGCGCCTCAACGGCTTCTTCAAGGAGAACGTGCTGCTCGACCAGCCGTCGGTGCAGGACAACAAGAAGACCGTGAAGGCCCTGCTCGACGAGTCCGGCGTGACCGTGACCCGCTTCGCGCGGTTCGAGGTCGGCCAGGCCTGATCTCGTCCCGGTGCGGACCGGTCCCGGCCGCCGCACCGGTTTCGCGTCCCCGCCGCCGGTTCGCCTCGGGCGCCCCGACGGCGGGGATCGCGACCTGCACGCCCCGCCTCCGCCCCTGGGAGCGGGGCGTTCGCGCAGCGCACCGCTGATGACGGTGCACCTCGATCACCGCGGAACAACAGCCTCTCGGGAGGAACCCAGTGACCGACGACGGTCTGTCGGAAGACGGCTATGGGCGTGTGCTGCTCAAACTGGGCGGTGAAATGTTCGGTGGCGGCGCGGTCGGTGTCGACCCGAACGTGGTGGGCACGGTGGCCAGGCAGATCGCCGAGGTCGTGGCGGGCGGCGTCGAGGTCGCCGTGGTCATCGGCGGCGGCAACTTCTTCCGCGGCGCCGAGCTGCAG harbors:
- the rpsB gene encoding 30S ribosomal protein S2 — translated: MAVVTMKQLLDSGVHFGHQTRRWNPKMKRYIFTERNGIYIIDLQQALSYIDAAYDFVKQTVAHGGTILFVGTKKQAQEAIAEQSLRVGMPYVNQRWLGGMLTNFQTVHRRLQRLKELETMEQTGGFEGRTKKEILMLTREKDKLEKTLGGIRDMSKIPSAVWIVDTKKEHIAVGEARKLGIPVVAILDTNCDPDEVDYPIPGNDDAIRSAALLTRVVADGVAAGLMSRSGRGNGAVEGEEKPQPTGEEPLPEWEQQLLATGSDEGAAAPAADEQPAQS
- the tsf gene encoding translation elongation factor Ts — encoded protein: MANYTAADVKRLRDLTGAGMMDCKKALAETDGDFDKAVEALRIKGAKDIGKRAERSAAEGLVAAEEGALIELNSETDFVAKNDEFVALANQVVKAAKAANSSDLETVKAAPLDGKTIGEAVQDLAVKIGEKLELRRVAVFDGQTTTYLHRRAADLPPAVGVLVEYTGSSEDAARNAAMQVAALKATYLTRDEVPEDVVANERRIAEETARAENKPEQALPKIIEGRLNGFFKENVLLDQPSVQDNKKTVKALLDESGVTVTRFARFEVGQA